The segment AAAGCCGTATGTTCCTCTACCGCGCGGTGCGTTATCTCGCTCGGGACCTGGGGATCCGCCAGTTTCTTGACCTGGGGTCGGGGCTCCCGATCGACGGCAACGTGCACCAGGTCGCCCAGTCCTTCGCGCCGGACGCGCGGGTGGTGTACGTCGACAGTGACCCAATCGTGGTGGTGCACGGGCAGTCCGAACTCAGTGACTTCACGACCACCGCGTTCGCCCGCGCCGACATCACCGAACTGGACACGGTGCTCGCCTGCCCCGAGGTCCGGAACCTGATCGACTTCGACCAGCCGATGGCCGTCCTGCTGCTGTCCATCCCGCACCTGCTCGAGGACGACGAGGTCGTACAGCGGACCATCCACGAGCCGATGAAGCGCGCGGCCCCCGGAAGCGTGCTCGCGCTGACCCACATCGTGGCCGAGGACGACGCGACGGCCGCCGCCACCTCCGAGCTCATCAACGGCCTGGGTCTGCCTTGGCGGACCCGCACCCGCGACACCGTCTCCGGCTGGTTGCGCGCGTACGACCCGATCGACCCCGGCCTCGTCGACATCAACCGCTGGCGCCCCGACGAGACGCAACCCCCCGTGGCCGAGGCGCACCCCCTGGTCCGCGAGTACATCGGCGTCCCGGTCGGTGACCGCCGGATGCACGAGTGCGGTGGGCTCTTCTGCAAGACGGCGTAGGCCCAACGCCCCGACTTCTCCGCCGTCGCGGGACCACCTCGGGACACATCCACCGCACCCCGACAGCGTGTCGCCTCGGCCTCACGCCGTCGACGACGGTCCCGTGAGGCTGGGCGTCTCCCGGACGTCCCAGCGCCATTCCTGGGCGTGAGCCGTGGCCGCCGTCGGCCGCCCTCCCGATGGGAGTTCTCCGTTGCCCTACCCACTCGCGGCTGGTACGTTCAGAATCAACTGAACGTATTGATCGTTAATGATCGAGAGCGTGATATCGGATGCGGATTCATACCGACACCGATCGCTGCGCCGGCACGGCCATGTGCGTGTTCGTCGCTCCGGAGATCTTCACGCTGAGCGACGAGGAC is part of the Spiractinospora alimapuensis genome and harbors:
- a CDS encoding SAM-dependent methyltransferase gives rise to the protein MPQTNDVDGPSQEEDPFATAGQYPPRLPTDRPTSARTCAMAMGSKDNFAIDRDFVRQSLNAFPEFLDLARESRMFLYRAVRYLARDLGIRQFLDLGSGLPIDGNVHQVAQSFAPDARVVYVDSDPIVVVHGQSELSDFTTTAFARADITELDTVLACPEVRNLIDFDQPMAVLLLSIPHLLEDDEVVQRTIHEPMKRAAPGSVLALTHIVAEDDATAAATSELINGLGLPWRTRTRDTVSGWLRAYDPIDPGLVDINRWRPDETQPPVAEAHPLVREYIGVPVGDRRMHECGGLFCKTA